CTAAAATTTCACCATTTGGATCCAACAATCTTAAAATTGATAATGAGGTAACACTTTTTCCACTACCGGATTCGCCAACAATTCCAAGTGTCTCGCCGGGATAAACTTCAAAATCCACACCGTCAACTGCTTTAACAATTCCATCTTCTGTATGAAAATAGGTCTTTAAATTCTTTACTTCTAATAATGGTTTTTTTTCCAACTCAATCACTCCTTTTATTTCAATTTCGGATCAAAGACATCTCTTAAAGCATCACCTACTAAATTCCATGCTAATACAAACAAAACCATTGCCATGCCAGGATAAAAAACCGTATACCAGTAAGCTAGTGCTTGACCACTAGCACCTAATATATAGTTTCTTGTATAGTTAAGCATTGAACCCCAATCAGCATAACCAATTGGAGCACCAAGTCCTAAAAATGAAAGTGCAGCAGCTGTAATAACCAAAGAACCTAATCTCATTGTAGCTTGAACTAAAACTGGAAAGATTGTGTTTGGAAGCACATGTCTTACAATTATAATAAAGTTTTTTATTCCAAGAGCTTTTGCAGCTAGAACGAATTGTTCTTCTTTAACTTGCAATATATTTGCCCTAATTAATCTTGCGACAGCCATCCAACCAAAAACTGTCATTGCAATCATAACTTTATCTAAACCACTTCCTAATATTGTTGTTAATACCATTGCAGCTAATAAAAATGGAATTGATAAGAAAATATCTGTAACCCTCATTAGAATTTCATCTATCCAACCACCAAAATAACCAGCAATTGA
Above is a window of Thermosipho japonicus DNA encoding:
- a CDS encoding ABC transporter permease, giving the protein MNTEFKRTMRKLFRNPSAVLGFSLLIFFALIAAFAPLLAPPVNPMFPDENGNPMKLEDPYIMPILSWNSDPVPPSKDHPFGMIAGRDIYYGVIWGTRTAFKIGLTVVTLSTIIGLIIGSIAGYFGGWIDEILMRVTDIFLSIPFLLAAMVLTTILGSGLDKVMIAMTVFGWMAVARLIRANILQVKEEQFVLAAKALGIKNFIIIVRHVLPNTIFPVLVQATMRLGSLVITAAALSFLGLGAPIGYADWGSMLNYTRNYILGASGQALAYWYTVFYPGMAMVLFVLAWNLVGDALRDVFDPKLK